CGCATCCGATCGGTCGACCACGTCCACCTCACGAGCCAGCGCCCCGACACGGCCAACGCCATCGCGACCATTGCCTCGGCGGCCGGCGTTACCGTCAGTTTCGATCCCGGCCGCCGGGTCGGCGACCGGGACTACGGCGAGACGCTCGCGGCGGCCGACGTACTCTTCGTCACCGACCGCGAGGCGACGGCACTCGACGGCGACGCCGACTACCGATCGGCGGACCAAATCCTCGCGATCACGTCCGGGGATGACGGCGCGGCGGTTCGAACCCGCGACGGAACCTACACCCACCCCGGGTTCGACGTCGAAGCCACCGACACCGCGGGTGCGGGCGACGCGTTCGCGGCCGGCTTCATCGCGTCGCGACTCGAGGGTGGGAGCTTCGACCGAGCGCTCGAGTATGCGAACGCCTGCGGCGCGCTCACCGCGAGTCGGGACGGCGCGCGGAGCGCACCGACGGCCGTCGGCGTCGAACGGTTTCTCAATGAACGATCGTGACCGACACACATTTGTTGCAGTTCCTTGTAGTCGGCATCTTCGCAATCCGTCGATTCTCACCCGCCGTTGTCTGACGGTAATTATATAGGCGACGCCGTTGGCCACTCGGATAGATAGTCACGGAGACGTGACGGAGAGACATGACGGAACGAAGGATCAGCGAGTCCCACGGATGCGAGTTTAAACGCCGCGTCCGGTACGAGCGAGACGCGAACGAATCGCCGAGTATCGCGACTGCAACGGCGTTGGCGGAGTTCCACGGCGAGGACGTTGCAGCGAGCAGTACTCGACTGTACGACTACATCGATCCGGACGCACTCGATGCCCTCTTCGCGGAGACACACAGCGGCACCGCTCGAGCGCCGGGCACCGTCGAGTTCACGGTCGAAAACGTGACCGTGACGGTCGAGACCGACCAGGTGGCGGTGGAGCCGAGCGACTGACTGCTGTGCAACGGTTGGTGGACAGTACTCACTGGCGGGTGGGACGGGGGAGATGCAGGTCGCCGGGGCGACGGACTCGGGGCCCGTCCTCGAACCTTTTTTCTCGCCGCCACGGAAACGGAGAGGTATGGCAACGCAACCGCACCTGCTGGTAGACGACGGCGATCTGACAGACCGGGTTCTCATTCCGGGCGACCCCGGTCGCGTCGACCGGATCGCAAGCCACTGCGACGAGCACGAAACGATCGCCGAGAACCGCGAGTACAAGGTCGTCAACGCAACCTACGAGGGCCAGGAGCTGACCATTTGCTCGACCGGGATCGGCTGTCCCTCCGCGGCCATCGCCGTCGAAGAGCTCGCGAACGTCGGCGTCGAGAACTTCATCCGCGTCGGCACGACCGGCGCGCTCCAGTCGGACATCGAGATCGGCGACATGATCGTTGCGACCGGCGCGGCGAAAAACGAGGGGACCTCGAAACGCTACGAGGCCGTCGAGTATCCCGCCGTGCCGGACTACGACGTGCTCTCGGCGCTCGTCGATTCGGCTGAGGCGAACGACGAAGAAGTCCACGTCGGCCCCATCGCCTCCGACGATGCCTACTACGCAGAGTCCGACGAAGCGGTCGAAGACTGGGAGGCTGCCGGCCTTCTCTCCGTCGAGATGGAAGCCGCCGCCGTCTTCTCGCTGGCCCGCCGGAAGGGCCTGCGCGCCGGCGCGATCTGTACCGTCGATGGCAACCTCGTCGAGGGCACCCAGAAGGGCACCGACACCGAGGACGACGAACTCCCGGACAAAGCGAAGAACAACGTCGGCCGCGCGATCGATATCGCGCTCGAGGCCACGACCCAGCTATAACGGTCGCTCGTCTCCGATTCGGACACTCGATTTTCGTCAAAACTCCCGCCCGATAGCGGACGCTCGCTTCCACGGGACTCGAAAACGGGACTGAGCCATACGGTCTGCTGTAAGTCAGTTCCGGTGCAACCGCGACCGTCCTGCGGTTGTACCTTTGACATCCTCCCCGCCCTGAAGAGCGAGGATTCCCGCGTTGGGATATTGTGGTTTACGACGTGACCTGTTCTTGAGGTACGAACGCACCAGTTTCCTTGTCAAACAGGAATGTCGATGGCTGTGCCAACCAGCCGTTACTCCTATCTCCCCCATCACAGGCGAGACTCGGAGATACTTTCTGTCGAATGTTCTCAGCACCATTCACATCAGCGTTCGCCACCATATCGCATTCGTCGCACACGTACAACCCACGTTCAACACGGTTCGCGTCACGTTTGCGAGCACAACATGAACACGACTTCGATGTATCCCGCTCGGATACCTCCTCAACCGAGATACCTTCCGTTTCGGCCTTGTATTCAAGGAGGTCGGTGAACCGGTCGAACGTCCACGAGTGCAAGTCGAGGTTGCCGTGCTTCCCCCAGTTCTTCGCCTCACCGTTCTCCTCGTCTTCGCGGATACCAGAGAGGTCGCCAACCGCGATGATTCCAACACCCTCGTCAACACACCGCTGGACGATGTGTTTTGAGAGTGTGTGGAAGTAGTGAGTACGGCGAGCTGATTTCTTCTGGTTCAACCGCGTGGCCTGTTCGGAGTTCGAATCGTCACACCGGGCAATCCGCTTGCTGAAGTAGTAGTCGTCCTGCTTCAGGCAGCTCAGCGGGTACAGTTCGCTGTGGCCGTCTTCGTAGGCGAGTGCGGCAAAGTTGTTGATGCCGAGGTCAATACCCACCGTCTTCTCACCAGGTGATTCGGCCACTTCGATCTCGACTTTGCACACGAAGTGTAGTTCCCACTCATCACCTGTCCAGACTGCCCGTACTTGTTGGACGCTCTCTACGGTGGAGAGGTCAACGTCGGGACGAGTCTGGTATTCGCAGAGGATGAAGTCCGACCAGTGCTCTTTGAGATTCGAGCCTTTTGAGAGCCGAACACGGTCGTACTGGGTATCGAGCTTGAAGCCAGCGGCTTTGAACGTGATTGTGCTTCGTGGATGTTCGTCACCGTATTTGCGGTAGCCGGGCGGATTCGCCCGCGTGTCTCCGTTGCGCCGTTTGCCGTACCAGCCGTTGAACGCCTCAGCGAGTTCTTGAAGGACTCGCTGACTTGACTGAGAATGTAGGTCATCGTAGCGTTCGTACGACTTGAGGTACGAGGTGAGTTCGTCGTGTTCTGGGATATAGTCGATTTCATCCCAGACACGACTAATTGTCCACCGTCCGACGTTCCAGAGTTTGCTGGCGGCGAACCCGAGCGAATCGAGGTCGTCGGACACCCGTGACTGGTTTCTGATGGAAGCAGTGTAGGTGCGGGTGACGACCTCTTTCGCCATACGTAACCTATGTAAACAAATCTACTTGAAAGTATGGATTACGCAGCGTGGCATATCCTGCCGTGCCATCGAGTAGTGGTTGGTGTAGGGTAGTGTCGGATTCATCCCCGCCCTGAAGGACGGGGCTTTCTCCTGGATTCTCCGTAAATCGTTACAGCAAACCGTATCAGCCGTCCGAAAGCTGTGCTGCAAGCGCCGTCGCCCGATCGGTCAGCGCTTCGGTCGTCGCGGACGCGTCCTGCAACTCGTCGTTGATCGCCGAGAAGAGCCGATCGAGCGCCACCTCCCCACTCTCTCGCTCCCAATCAGCCGTCTCGCGGCTCTCGAGTCGACAGGTCGAACAGCGCTCGCCCTCGAGCGCGTCGAAACAGCCGTGACAGCGCTCGAGACCGGCGACGACCGTTTCGGATCGCTCGACGACGGTTCGAAGCGTCGACTGCAGGTCGGTCGCCGACGCCGAAAACGCCTCGACCGACGACCGAACGTCGGCGTCGAACGCCGATTCGTCGATTGTCGCGAGGCGCTCGAGCTGTGCGTCGGCGATGTCGATCGCGAGCAGGACGTCCTGACGGAGCCGGCGGTACTCCGCGCCCGTGTCGTCGGCTGCGGGCTCGCCGGCGGTCTCGGCCTCGGCGAGCGTCGTCGGAAGCGAGGTCGCGAGCGACGCGAACGAAGCGGCGTCCGTGATCGCTCCGCCCTGCGTGCGGGTCGTCTCGCGGACGTGATCGAAGAGGGTCTCCCGCGACGTCAGTGGCTCGAGGGACGCACTCGAGCGGTCTCCGGAAGGCGAGGACGAAAGCGACGCGAAACAGTCGGTACAGACGGTTACGAGCGTGCTCTCGTGGATCGTCCCCTCGATCGGGATGGCACCGACGGGGTGCACTCGGAGATCCGTCGGGTCGGCGGCGTCGCCGACCGCACCGCAGTGTCGACACGTGTGGTCGTCTCGGTCGAAGACGGCTCGTCGATCGGCCTGCCAGTCGCGGGAAGTCACGAGCGAGCGAAGACAGCGCGACGACAAAAACGCACCGGCTCCCCGAGAGAGCGGCCGTCCGACGCTACCTCAATCACTAACCCGCTAGCTGTCGAACGTGACGTATGGCCGATTCAACCGACAAGTTCGACGACGAATTCGAACTCGGGCCCACGTACGACCGAGACGAACTCGCCGCGGTGTTCCGGGAGTTCGCGACCGCACTGGCGGACGACCAGCCGCTGCAGTTGACCGACGGCGAGCGAACCGCCACCGTCAGGATCCCTCCACGGGTGATCGCGGAGTTCGAGGTCGAACGCGACGCCAACGCCGAACCGCCCGTCGCGGAACTAGAGGTCGAACTCGAGTGGGACGATGCCGACGGCTCGAGCGTTCGGCTCGAGGAGCACGACGGCGCGGCCGTCGATAGCGCGGACGACAAGGACGGCGAAAGCGGCGACGAAGCGAGCGGGAGCGACGATGGGGCGGCCGAAAGCAGCGACGACGTGAGCGAGAACGACGACGAGTCGACCGAAAGCGGTGATGAATACGCCGAGTCCGGGTCCGACGGGGACACGGTCGCGGTATGGGCGGGTGAACGGAGCGGGCGAACCGGACGGTTCGAGGTCTACGAGGACCGTGCCGGCGAGTGGCGCTGGCGGTTGGTTCACTGGAACGGGAACATCGTCGCCGATAGTGGCGAAGGATACTTCTCCCGGTCGAACGCCAAACGCGCCGCACGAAGCGTCATGGTCACGGCACCAGCCGCGAGTATCGAGGATCTATCGGACTGACGTGCTCACGGCCGAAGGTCCTCGAGTTCGACGTCGAACTCGAGGTCCGGCGGTCCGCTGGCATTCTCGTACTCGAGCGACGGGTTCGGACCGGTAGGAATCGCGTTGTACTCCCGGAGGAAGTCGACGATGCCGCGCGCGCCCCCGAAGTCGCCGCGGTAGCGCCGGAACAGTCGCGGAATGGTGGCGACGTCGCCCTCCGGGTCGTATCCGACGTTCTCCTCTAAGAACCACTCGACGGCGATGTCCAGCTCCGCGCCGACGTCGGCCGGCGAGTAGACCGCCACCGGCGGACAGTGCTCGGCACCGTGACTGATCGCGAAGTGGATCCGCGGATCGCAATCGGGCAGCCGGAACTGGCGTTCGAACGACGAGGGGAGCAACCGGGGCAGATAGCCGAGCCCCCAGGGATGTTTCGAGCACCGGAGCATCCCGTGTTTGATGTCGTTGAGGCTCAACCAGACGCCCCCGATCGGGATCCGATCACGGGAGACGAACTTCCAGCGCTGGAGGGGACTTCCCTCGAGCGACGACAGATCCGCCTCCTGGAGCAACTGCGCGTAGGCGTTGTAACAGTTGAGCCAGAAGGCGAGTTTCCCCTCACGAGTGGTGAGCACCCGTTTCAGGTGCGCCTGCTCGAGCGTCGCGAGATGGTCTTGCAACCAGTCGGTATCGCCCTCGGTTTTGACCGCGTACAGCAGATCCGCCGAGAGGGAGAGGGGATCGAGCTGGGTCGACATTCAGTGGTGTGTTAGCGTACCAGACCCTTGAAGACGTGTGGCGAGTGAATCAGACAGTCCCGGCGCTGGATATGTCTGGTCTAGTTTTATCCGGGAGGTCGTGGTCGAAGCCCGTGTGAACCTCAGTAGAGGCTATCTCCTGGCGCTTTTCCTCATCTTCGCCTACTTGTCGTGGCAGCTCGTCACGCCGTTCGTGCAGTACGTCCTCGGCGCGATCCTCATCGCGTTCGTCCTCTACCCGCTCCAGGGACGCCTCGAGAACTACGTCTCCTCGACGGTCGCCGCACTCGCGCTCGTACTCCTCGCGGTCGTCGGCTTCATCGTCCCCTTCGTCGTCGTCGCGGTGGCGGTCGCCGACGACGTGGCGAACATTCTCCAGAGTATCGACCCCGAGACGCTTCAACTGGCGGAGATCGAGGACCGCATCGCGGAAGAGACCGGTTTCGATATCGACATCACGGAACAGCTGGCCGGCTCGGCCGAACAGATCGGGACGGTGCTGTTAGAGCAGACGACCGCGTGGTTCAGCGCGCTGACCCACGCCCTGATCGGGCTGGGGCTCATGCTGTTCGTGCTCTACTACCTGCTCAAGGAGGGCGACGCTCTCATCGGATGGCTCCGAGAGATGACGCCGCTGCCCGAGGACGTGCAGGACGACCTTTACGGCGAACTGAACGAGGTCATGTGGGCGGTGTTGGCCGGCCACGTGTTGATCGCCATCATCGAGGGCGTCATCGCCGGGCTCGCGCTGTTCGCGACCGGGATCCCGAACGCGGCGTTCTGGACGTTCATCATGGTGATCCTCTCGCTGGTGCCGCTGATCGGCGCGCCGCTGGTGTGGATCCCCGCGGCGATCTACCTCTTTGCGATCGGCGAACCCGTCCTCGCCGTGGCGCTCGCCGTCTACAGCGCCATCGTCGTCGGCGTTGCCGACGACTACCTGCGGCCGATCGTCGTCGACCAGTTCGCCGAGATCAGCCCCGCGGTCATCATCCTCGGCGTGCTCGGCGGAATCTACGCGTTCGGCATCATGGGGCTGTTCTTCGGTCCCGTCATCCTCGGCGCGCTACTCGCGGTGATCGACGTCATCAACGACAACTACGATCGGCTCGGGGAGGAAGCCAGGACGGCCGAGAACTGACTGCGGGGTGGCGACCCCGCCGCGTCTCGACCGTGTGAGGCGAACGGGACGGGGCGTGGAAGAAGCCGGTAGCAGCTATTTACCTGTCGAGGCTGTCGGTCATCCATCGATGGCAGACGGCGACTCCGTACTCGAGTCCGTTCGGAATCGTTTCGGAACGCCCGAGCGGCGGATCGACCGCTCGAGGCGCTGATCGAGGACGAATAGCGTTCGTCGCCGCATCGTCTTCGGAACGGTCTCGGCGAACCGATCGACGGAATCAGTGTCCACTATCGGTAGGGCCGTCACGTCGTACCCGCCGTGCAGTCGATGACGATCCGTCACGAGGTGGCGCTATGTAACTGCGTCGCATACTGAGACGAGGGTGCCCCGAAACATGGTAGAAGCACACAAACTCGATTGCGAATCGGTGTCGGACACGTGTCGATTCATCGTTCAATCGGAAGACGAAGACGAAGCGGTCGAATTGGCCAAGAACCACATGGCGGAGATTCACGGGCAGGAGTTGACGAGCGAGGAGCTTCGAGACAAGCACCTGCAAATCGTCTGACGAACCCGCGATGCCGGTCTGCTGCTGATCGTTTCGTCTCTCTCGCTTTTTTAACGGATTGTGGATAGTACGGTTCCGGGCGGCGACGAACCACTAATAGGAGTCCCCCACCCCCTCACTCGAGCGCTGCGTCGACGAACTCGATCGGCGTCGGCGGCTCCTCGGTCGCGCCGGGGCGGTTCTCGAGTTGCGTCCGACAGGATGCGCCGGGGGCGACGACGCGCTCAGCGTCGCTCTCGTCGACCTGTTCGTAGAGGATCGAGGCGATGGCGTCGCTCATCGAGGCATGCTCGGCCTCGTAGCCGAAGGAGCCGGCCATCCCGCAACAGCCCGAATCGAGCGGTTCGACGGCGTAGCCCGCCCGTCGCAGGACGCCGACCGCGTGGTGGTCCTTCCGCGTCGCTTTCTGGTGGCAGTGGCCGTGGTAGGTGAGCGCCTCTCCAGCGGCGTCGGCGTCGAAGGCGATCCCCTCGTCCAGCCGGAAGGCGTCGACGTACTCGCAGACGCCGTAGGTCGCGTCTGCCACCTGCGCGACGCGCTCGTCCGTGAGCAGATCGCCGTAATCAAGCTGGAACATGACCGCGTCCGAAGGCTCGATGACGACGATTTCCCAGCCCTCCTCGACGAGCGGGGCGAGCTTCGAGACGTTCTCGTGGGCCGTCTCGCGGGCCTTCTCGAGGAAGCCCTTCGAGTACGCCGGCCGACCCGTGTCGCCGAGTTCGTTCGGAACCGTGACGTGGACGTTCGCGGCCTCGAGGACGCGGACGGCGGCCTTCCCGGCTGCCGGATGGTTGTAGTTGGTGTAGGTGTCGGGATAGACGACCGCCTTGCGGTCGGCTTCGGCTTCGCCGACTCGAGAGCCGCCGCGATGTTCGAACCAGTCCCGGAACGTGTTCGCGTGGAACGTCGGCAGCGACCGACTCGAGTCGATTCCCACCGTCGCCTCGAGGAGTTTTCGGGCCCCGGGGAGCTTCGACGCGGTGTTCGAGAGCGGCGCGAGACGCGAGCCCCACGCCGAGAGCGTCGCGACGTTCGCGAAGAGCCGATCCCGGAGCGTCGAGCCGTTGCGCTGGTGGTACTCGTGGGTCACTTCGGCCTTGAGCTTCGCCATGTCGACCTCGCTCGGGCAGTCGATGGCACAGCCCTTACAGCCGATACACAGCCCCATCACCTCCTCGACGAACTCGTCGGTGAAGGCCTCCCCGGGCTCTAAGTCGCCGCTCATCGCCTGCCGGAGTCCGTTCGCCCGTCCGCGGGTGGTGGTGATCTCCTCGCGGCTCGCGCGGAACGTCGGACACATCACGCCCCCGGTGGTCTCCTGTTCGCCGCGACAGCCGCCACAGCCGTGACAGAGTTCGACCATCCCCTGCATCCCGTTGTCGTTCTCCCAGACGAGTTCGGGCTCGAAGCCGGCCTCGAACTCGTAGTCGGGATCGAATCGGAGGTGCTCGCGCAGGTCGGTGGGATCGTCCTCTCGAAAGACGACCTGTCCCGGGTTCAGGAGCCAGTCGGGGTCGAACGCCGTCTTCAGGTCCTGGAAGCTCCGCCAGAGTTCGTCGCCGTAGAGTTTCTGGTTCCACTGAGTCCGGGCGCGGCCGTCGCCGTGTTCGCCCGACACCGAGCCGCCGAGGTCGACCACGAGATCCGTCACGTCGTCCGCGATGCCGTGGAGCTGATCGATACCGATCTCGGACTTCGTGTTCACCAGCGGGCGGATGTGGAGCACGCCGGGCCCCGCGTGGGCGTAGAAGGCGGCGTAGGTGTCGTGATCCTCGAGGATCGACTCGAAGCCCTCGACGAACTCCGGAAGCTGGGCGGGCGGGATCGCCGTGTCCTCGATGAACGAGATGTGCTTCTCGTCGGTGGTCCGCGAGAGCAAGATCGGGAGGCCGGATTTGCGGAGCTTCCAGAGTTGTGCGCGCTCTTCTTTTTCGTAGGCCTCGAGAGCCTCGATGGCGAGCGTCTCGGCCTCCGTTTGCGGCGCGTCCACGGACGGCTCCCTGGCCGGCGTCGCCGACGGCACGCGGTCGGAGAGCAGGCCCGCCACTTGCTCTTTCCCGTGGTCGTCATCCTCGGCGTAGAACTCGACCAGCAGAACGGCGTTCGTCCCGTCGGGGAGGATCTCCGTGACCGGCCCGAACTCCGCCGTGTCGCGGGCCAGATCGATCAACACGTCGTCGAGCACCTCGACTGCGGAGGGCTCCTGGGCGAGGATCGGTTCGACATCCCGCATCGCGTCGTGGAGATCCGAATAGCAAAGCAGCGTGACGGCTTTCGTCTCGGGGATGGGCTCGAGCGAGACCGTCGCCTCGGTGACGACGGCGAGCGTCCCCTCGCTGCCGGCCAGCAGACGCGCGAGATTGACGGTTCCGGGTTCGCCGGTGTCTTCGCCGCCCGGCATCGTCTTTCCGCGGGCCTCCGCGACGAGTCGGTCGAGGTTGTACCCCGAGACGTTGCGTTTCAGGTCGGGGTAGGCCTCCTCGATCAGGTCGCCCTCCTCCTCGAGAATCCGGTCGACTTCGGCGTAGATCCGCCCCTCGAGGTCGCCGTCCGGATCGGCGCGTTTCGAAATCTCCTCGAGCGTGACCTCGCCGAACGTCGTCACGGTTCCGTCGGAGAGCACCGCTTCCACGTCCTCGATGTAAGCGTCGGTCTTCCCGTACTTCAGCGAGTGCGAGCCCGTCGAGTTGTTGCCGATCGCGCCGCCGATGGCGCTCTTGTCGCCCCACGCCGGGTCGGGTGCGAACTTCAGGTCGTGGGTGGAAAGCGCCTCGTTCAGCGTCCCGAGAATCGTCCCGGGCTGAACTGTCGCCGTCCGGCCGTCGGGATCGATCTCGAGGATCTCGTTCATGTGGCGCGAAAAGTCGAGCACGACCGCGCGGTTGACCGTCTGCCCGGCGAGACTCGTTCCGCCGCCCCGCGGGAGCACCGGAATCCCGCGTTCGGCGCAGTAGTCGACGATGCCGGAGACGTCGGCCGTCGACTCGGGAAACGCGACCGCAATCGGCGTCATCTCGTACGCGCTCGCGTCGGTCGCGTACAGTTCGCGGGAGTAGGAGTCAGCACGGACCTCGCAGTCGACGAGAGCCTCGAGGTCGTCGACCAGCGCCGGACGATCGACATCGTCGCTCCGATAGTCGTAGTTCGCGCGTCGGTCGGCGGCCGGGTCGGCGCTCGGCTCGAGAGACATACCGTATAGTAACGTCCAAGCGGCTAAAAGCGTCTGGCATTACCGAACCGGCAGTCGCCGGTATTGTCAACCCCCGTTCGGGTCCGGACGGAAGCGCGGCCGCGACGAACGAATCGTACTGGTATCGGAGACTGACTCGAGTGTCGGCTGGTCGTCCGCGAGTTTGCGGTCCGCTCGAGCGAGTGGTGTCCGTCCCTCGAGGGGCGTCGTAACGGGGGAGTCGGCTGCTGGTGCGACGAACCGACTGGCCGATCGGAGCGGATCTCGAGGCTCCGATCGCCCGTTGGGGATGCAATCTGGTGATGATCGAGTTGAAACGGCCCCGTCGTTTTTCCACGGACGCCCCCGGGGCCACCGTCCAGTTGACGAACGGCACGCGTTTTTGGTGACCAGCGCTAACAAGCGACATGCCTTACTAGTTGGGTCGTTGTTGCGGTCGGAGACCGACCAACATCCTCTCGGGAGCTGTCGTTTCACCGCCGAGCAATCGGTCGAGCAGACGGCGTTGTGGATTTCATGATGGACCGAAGATAATTATCGGCACGATATGTAAGTGATGGCATCACATTCGGAGAGGACACGGTCGTTCACGACTTAGCCTCTAACAGAGCAGTAGAGTGCTTCACCCGAGTTCTGATATGGATTGTTGTAACGATGCGCCGGCGAAACCGCGACCCGAGTGGCGGTTGCGCCGGAAATGACTTACAGTGACCCGTATGAGGCACGGTTCGTCCAATATTCGCGGTGAGCCAAATCGGTGCGCAGAATCGGGGGCCACATCGAGGTATCAAGTTAAAGCGCCGTTCAGGACGCTAAGTCCGAAGAACGTCGGTCGTCGTCTACGAAGCTGAACGCTCGTCGGTGTCGTTCAGAACAATAGTCGAAAGATAGAGAGGTTCGAAGACCACTCAGGTCACATATGATTTTTGCTGCGCCGAGTCCGCCAACAGCGAGCGGACGATCCAGACCGACGAGCGCCGGACTCAGTCGTCGCCCCACCCGCCGCTCGTGCCGACGCGCTCGCCGTCCTCCCAGACGTAGTACCCCTCGCCGGTCTTCTTACCGAGTTTACCCGCGCGGACCTTTCGCCGCAGCGACTGCGGCGGTTTGAACCGTTCGCCCAGTTCCTCGCGGAGATGTTCGGCGATGTGCAGTCGAACGTCGAGTCCGACGTGATCGGTTAACTCGAGCGGCCCCATCGGATGGCCGTAGCCGATCTCCATCCCCTCGTCGATGTCGGCCGGGCTGGCGACGCCCTGCTCGACCATCCGGATCGCCTCGAGGCCGAGCACGATCCCCAGTCGCGAGGTCGCGAAACCGGCCGTGTCCCGGACGACTACGTCCTCCTTCTCGATCCCTCGGACGTAGTCGACGGCAACCGCTTCGGTGCGTTCGTCGGTCTGTTCGGCGATAATGATCTCGACCAGATCCATGATGTGGGGCGGGTTAAAGAAGTGGAGGCCGACGGCGCGCTCGGGGTGTTCGAGCGCGCTGGCCATCTCCGTCACCGACAGCGAAGACGTGTTCGAGGCGATAACCGTCTCCTCGCTCGCGGCATCCTCGACGTCCGAGAACACCTCTTTCTTCAGGTCCATATCCTCCGGCACGGCCTCGACGACGAGGTCGGCGTCTTCGACGGCGTCCTCGAGGTCGGTCGTCCCCTCGATGCGCTCCAGGGTCGTCTCCATCTCGTCTTCGGTAAGCTTGTCCCGGTCGACGCCCCCCTGCAGGTTGTCGCGGATGCCCTCGAGTCCGTTCTCGACGAACTCCGCATCGATGTCCCGCAGGACCACGTCGTGGCCTGCCATCGCCGACACCTGCGCGATCCCGTGTCCCATGCTTCCGGCTCCGAGCACTGCGATTTGCATACGTGTAGCATCTCCAGTACCGATCAAAAGCGTTCCTCTCTCGAGACGTCCGGCAACATTCGCTCGAACGCGATTCGTGACCACTGCGG
Above is a window of Natronorubrum tibetense GA33 DNA encoding:
- a CDS encoding FAD-binding and (Fe-S)-binding domain-containing protein — encoded protein: MSLEPSADPAADRRANYDYRSDDVDRPALVDDLEALVDCEVRADSYSRELYATDASAYEMTPIAVAFPESTADVSGIVDYCAERGIPVLPRGGGTSLAGQTVNRAVVLDFSRHMNEILEIDPDGRTATVQPGTILGTLNEALSTHDLKFAPDPAWGDKSAIGGAIGNNSTGSHSLKYGKTDAYIEDVEAVLSDGTVTTFGEVTLEEISKRADPDGDLEGRIYAEVDRILEEEGDLIEEAYPDLKRNVSGYNLDRLVAEARGKTMPGGEDTGEPGTVNLARLLAGSEGTLAVVTEATVSLEPIPETKAVTLLCYSDLHDAMRDVEPILAQEPSAVEVLDDVLIDLARDTAEFGPVTEILPDGTNAVLLVEFYAEDDDHGKEQVAGLLSDRVPSATPAREPSVDAPQTEAETLAIEALEAYEKEERAQLWKLRKSGLPILLSRTTDEKHISFIEDTAIPPAQLPEFVEGFESILEDHDTYAAFYAHAGPGVLHIRPLVNTKSEIGIDQLHGIADDVTDLVVDLGGSVSGEHGDGRARTQWNQKLYGDELWRSFQDLKTAFDPDWLLNPGQVVFREDDPTDLREHLRFDPDYEFEAGFEPELVWENDNGMQGMVELCHGCGGCRGEQETTGGVMCPTFRASREEITTTRGRANGLRQAMSGDLEPGEAFTDEFVEEVMGLCIGCKGCAIDCPSEVDMAKLKAEVTHEYHQRNGSTLRDRLFANVATLSAWGSRLAPLSNTASKLPGARKLLEATVGIDSSRSLPTFHANTFRDWFEHRGGSRVGEAEADRKAVVYPDTYTNYNHPAAGKAAVRVLEAANVHVTVPNELGDTGRPAYSKGFLEKARETAHENVSKLAPLVEEGWEIVVIEPSDAVMFQLDYGDLLTDERVAQVADATYGVCEYVDAFRLDEGIAFDADAAGEALTYHGHCHQKATRKDHHAVGVLRRAGYAVEPLDSGCCGMAGSFGYEAEHASMSDAIASILYEQVDESDAERVVAPGASCRTQLENRPGATEEPPTPIEFVDAALE
- a CDS encoding 3-hydroxyacyl-CoA dehydrogenase family protein, which produces MQIAVLGAGSMGHGIAQVSAMAGHDVVLRDIDAEFVENGLEGIRDNLQGGVDRDKLTEDEMETTLERIEGTTDLEDAVEDADLVVEAVPEDMDLKKEVFSDVEDAASEETVIASNTSSLSVTEMASALEHPERAVGLHFFNPPHIMDLVEIIIAEQTDERTEAVAVDYVRGIEKEDVVVRDTAGFATSRLGIVLGLEAIRMVEQGVASPADIDEGMEIGYGHPMGPLELTDHVGLDVRLHIAEHLREELGERFKPPQSLRRKVRAGKLGKKTGEGYYVWEDGERVGTSGGWGDD